The genomic DNA TTCAACATTTGGACTTTATTTCCCATTCcagaatttaatccaaacttCTATAGGTCAGATTTGTACGAGAATTCAGACAATGGGAAAAGGCAGCACATCACGATAGGGAGTGAAGGGAGAGAGAAGTTCAATTATTTTGTGGAGAGAACTTTAGTAAGCCGGTATAGGCAAAAGGTAGGTATAAACAAGtttaatcttaaaatttttggtCCTGTTTGAACCAGATTTTGTTCTTGCAAATCGTTGGATTGGCTATGCAATTGAATGCAATGTAAAAGAGTTGAATCTTTGCTTAAAGTCCTATTATTATGACAGTGATGAGAGGCCTAACTATTATGATGTGCCTAAGAGTGTTTTAGtagaaaaatcaataattaagtTGAAGTTGTGTGGGGGTCGCTTGAAGTCATGTTCTTTGAGAGAGTTGGTTTTGAAGCGAGTTAATATGAATGACCGAATTTTCTGAACTCTAATTTCTGGTTGTCCTGTATTAGAAGAGATAACAATTTGGAAAATGTTACGGGTTGAAAAATATACATCTGCGAAGTCTTCCTAGACTCGTGGCGGTTATGTTGCTATGTAATCCTAAACTTGAGAGCTATAAGATGGAAACACCAAATTTAAAGAAACTGCTATTAAAATCAACCATTGTGATAGACAAATGGTTGCTTGATGTCCTTTCTAAATAATAAACATTCACTCATTGAGAGCTTGGAGATACGTTATTGCAATATGTTAAAAATGATTAAGATTCAAGTTATTACTTGAAGAGTTTTGACAATTTGTTATTGCACAAAGTTGGTTGAAGTTAACATTCTTACTCTTAACTTACATAGACTCGAGTATTGTGGTGATGTTATATCCTTTTCTTCCAACGCTTGGACTCTATCGGAAGTTGTACTCAACTTTAACAACTATGCTCCTTTCAGAATCAGTCCTTTGGATGTTAAAAAGATTGAATTCCTCGCAAAATTAAATCATCCGAAATTTTTGGCTTGGGATGCTAGTTGTGCCAAGgtattctagttttttttttttttttttttttctcttattttttttaaattattttttatagtcttattttttttttttttttttactttgtgaAGAGTGTGATTGCTTCAAAAGAATTGAGAGAAATAGTACAATCCCCATTATATAATGTCAAGCAATTGAAGCTAAAAGTACGCAATCCATATAACATCATCGAACTTGTGGATGCCTTGTTATGGATTTCTCCTCTTCTAGAGATTCTTTGGATAGAAAGGTGGAGAGATGCCAATATATGTTTCAAGGAACATATTGCAAATATTCATTCATTAGAATTTAGAAACTTTCTTCTAATACTGTTATTTTTTTAGGATGCTTTGTTTCTTTATTGCTTCAAACAAAGTTACTAAACTAAAAAGTCATTTTCTTCCACATAACTGGTAAAACAGAGGCATTAGAGCACATACCTTTACCCAAAATAGAGTCTCCTTATAGGCACTCCTAACCGTGAATTGACCGTTGTTAGTCCCTAACCAGACTAACTGATCCTTCTGGCTACGTGGACAAATAGTCATTCCACAAATAAGCCTTGCTTCCTCCTCATTGAAAATATCATGCATCAGACCATGATATTTTTGCTAAATACCATTTTAGTATACATAGTTTAAATACTTTATTTCTGTATATCTCGGTTTCAATTCATATTGTAGATAGTACCACACTTATAGCTAAAAATAGAAATCGTACTTCCGTCAATAAAATCAACGAAAATCCACGTCAAACCAACAAGAAACTGGCATATGGCCATttaactcattaaaaaaaaaaaatagtaaactaaaaatatttttaaaacacattccaaaaaaaaaaaaaaaaaaagttgcaatggGGTTGGTTGGACCCCTCATGGTCAACCAGGGAGTGGCCAAACCATTCcatggccttgggggtggccgaaaccaccgtcgtttggcctggggtggtttcggccacccttgGCCAACCCTCCAAACATATTTTTCTGggttggccttttgggggtggttctAAGGGCTATGGGCGTGCTTCAACTACTCCTAGATACCAAACCATCCCATAGCCCTTGGAGGTGATTGTGATGGTGGCCCAccctttaaaaataattttaagggtTGGCCTTTTAGGGGTGGATGAATCACCCAAAGACCCATTGAGCCACCCCCACACCGGTTGTATGCGGGGTTCTTGGCCACCAAGGAAAGCAACCTCACTCCCcctccctcccccccccccctcttttGGCCTTTTTTGGGGTGGCCTAACCACCGCCAAGCCAAATGAAGATGCCCGAACCACCCCTCCCCCCAATCCCATTTTACTATTTGTAGGTAGCCGAACCACCCACTCCCTCGCTGGCCTTAAGGGATGGCTCGAGTCACCATTTtcagaaataataatattttttaatatttaatgagtttttttaatttttaatgatgcAAATGGTCGTGTGGTAGTTTTTGAATCATTTGATGTGGATTTTCGTTAATATGGATCGAAGTACCATATTCATTTTTAGTCATAAGTGCGGTACCATCTACAATATAAATTGAAACTAAGGTTAGTGTTTGTAAAGTTGTTAAATCACACTAGGGTAATGAGCTTTTAGCCCTCCTAATACTTGGAGCCTTATTGAATGAAGAATCCCCAATATCAAACAGAAATGGATGAAATATTGACCGTTTCTTTATCCGATCtaaaaaagcattaataaaCGTAGCCAATATTCGATTATGTACAAAGCATCCCTTCATATCTTGGAATTAGTTGCATTATCTATCTACAAAGCTTCAAAGGATCCTGAAATTCGTTTCCAATAGGCATGAAAGATTGATTATATATACTGTAAAAGATTCGattattttcaagtttttgccaaaagtgcgttttgaacatttttgaacttttttgaaccttaaaagcatttttaattttttttaccaaacaagtatttttttctttaaacaagttttttaagtattaaacgcatttttagacCCTTCAAACAAATATGCAAAAACGCCCTTCAATGGTTAATATTCAGCAAAAAATAGGcttaaatttcaaacaaattttgtaGCAGCCAGCCGCCTGATTTGGTTTGTCTGGATTCCGGAATATTAGAAATGAGGTAAAATTtcgaaaaaattattttaggagcacttcctttttttttaaaaaaaaaaaaaaacaatcttttATATTAAAATCTTAGCTTTCAattttgcaatttcaaaatccAAATCCAGCTTCTGCTCCTAAGCCCATGGGCTCAGCCAATTTGCCTAAACATCCAAAATGCCCAATATCCAATGAACGGGCATCATACGTAGTTCTCACACCATGACCCGATTCACAAGAGTTTGGGCTgggcctcaaaatttaaaaggcaAAGTTGTAAATATGCGTGCATAATCAGGTAAAAGCGTCaatgggattatatatatatagtctttacAAGTTTAGTCTCCTTCGCAAGACAATTTGTGGATGTTCTGAAATTTCACAAATTTGCCGACGTCGTCTCTGCCGCCGTTGAAGCAAAAAGATTTTGTCTTCCTTCTCTCTACCAACCTTCAATCGCCTGACACGTGCTTGGGAAAAAGGTTTGTCTTCCTCTGATTTCTATTTAGTTTGTTCCCAATTTTACTCTTGGCAATTGGCCTGTTCGTCATGaggtttttaatttaattttgtttttttcctttttatggaatactaggatttatttttttcgagTTTGTTTGTGGAGGAAGATTAATTCAACCTTATGGAGCACAAAATTGACCGACTGTCAGTGTTGCCGGAACATGTTATGGAACACATTCTCTCATTCATGCCCTTGAAAAGAACACTTCAACTTAGTATATTGTCCAAGATCTGGCAAAAGGTCTGGACTTTATTCCCCATTCCAGAATTTAATTCAAACTTCTGTAGGTCATATTTCTACGGAGGTTGGTACTCGATTTCTGACAATGAGAAAAAGCAGCAtatcatgataaggattgaacaGAGAGAGAAGTTCAATTATTTTGTGGAGAGAACTTTAGTAAGCCGTTGTAGGCAAAAGCTACGATTAAACAAGTTTAATCTTAAAATTCTGGTAAGGCTTGAACCGGATTATGTTCTTGCAAACCGTTGGATTGGCTATGCAATTGAATGCAATGTAAAAGAGTTGAATCTGGACTTAAAGTCCTATTTCTATGACAGTGAAGAGGAGCCTGACGATTATCAAGTGCCTGAGAGTGTTCTAACAGCAAAATCAATAGTTAAATTGAAGTTGTCTGGGGGTAGCTTGAAGTCATGTTACAGTGATAttaatttatcttctttgaGAAAGTTGGATTTGAAGCGAGTTGATATGAATGACCAAATTTTCCAAACTCTAATTTCTGGTTGTCCTGCATTAGAAGAGATAACAATTGGACAATGTTACGGGTTGAAAAATATACATGTGCCAAGTCTTCCTAGACTCATGGTGGTTACATTGCTCTATAGTCGTAATCTTGAGAGCTTTCAGATTGACGCACCAAATCTAAAGAAACTACTATTACCATCAAATATTGTGATAGACAAATAGTTGCACGATGTCCTTTCTAAACATCCACTCATTCAGAGCTTGGAGCTATGTTATTGCAATATGTTGAAAAGGATTAAGATTTCAAGTGATCACTTGAAGAGTTTGACAATTTGTTATTGCGCAAAGTTGGTTGAAGTTAACATTATTACTCTTTTAACTTTCATAGACTTGAGTATTGTGATGATGTTATAACCTTTTCTTCCAACACTTGGACTCTATTGGAAGTTGTACTCAACTTTAACAAATATACTCCTTTCAGAATCAATCCTTTGGATGTTAAAAAGATTTGAGTTCCTCGCAAAATTAAATCATCCGAAATTTTTGGCTTGGGATGCTAGTTGTGCCAAGGTattctagttttttttatttgtttgtcttttctttttcttttttttttttgtttgatagtCTTTGTTACTTTGTACATAAATTAGtatcatatttataaaaatctaacatttgtttttgtttactttGTGAAGAGTTTGATTGCTTCAAAAGAATTGAGAGAAACAATGTAACGAACTTGGTTCTAGGCTAGAGTAATTCCTAGGCCTACCCTTGACAGATGAATTCAGAGTTGTGTAGGCCCACTAGTATGATTTTAATTATCTTAGTTAAATGGATCAAAACAACTTTAGAGTATAAAAtctatattttgatttaaaaggtTTTATCCCAAATGACTTGTTTGGCTTAATGGTTAGTGTGGCATAATTTTGAATCTCCATATAACAAAACTTGttttaaagtgaatttttctatAAGGAAAATTTTTATAGAAACCCTATCTCTAAAACCCTAGCTGCCGCCCGCATATAGCCTATATGACATTGTTGTCTTCTTAAATTAATTTCCAAGTTTGTTTCAAAAGACTATTCCGGAAAGAGTTTAATGAGAAATCAAATTATTAAAGGCTCcccgtttaaattttaaaattaattctcCTGTCATTAACCTAGCTAGTCTACATTACACcctttttcaaaggaaacaaaatttgATAGCATTGCATAATATTATGGAAAAACGTAAGAAATGATTTATGacaaaattcatttaatttttgtattatttcctACAAGACTTTCCAAAAGCATTATCTCCATCTAGGCTATTTCCATGGGATGTTGTTTCTTtagacaaaatatatatatataaactaattaattaattttatgcattgaaaatattttcatctCCATATTCATTGTTTCATGGGATTCTAAAACAATTGAACCAAGTGGCCATATGCCTATACGGTtaagatagattttttttatcagaCAGATTTTCCCAAAACCTAGCTATGTACCCCATGTCAACTAGGCATTTGTTTGCAAAAACTTTCTTTCAAAACTAACTTGATTTTGTGAACGCATGAATGGagtgatataaatatataaccAAAAACAAGAAACCTACCAAATTGCGGCCCATCTctttattctcttattttctcaaaacttttaccTTCCCTCAGTTTTTTCTCTCAAGAACCCTAGCATTCTAAACACTGCACGCAGCcatctctcaatctccctcttatTCTGTCATTTTGAAAACAATATTCCTAATCGTGTGCTCTTATTTCAGTTCTCTTATGATGATTATATTTACAAATCAAAAAATTCTAGTTGTTGCAAACTTCTTCCAATTCTATGTTGGCGGCATTGCCTAAAGACTGTCCAGATTGAATATTATGGAGAAGCTGTCGGAAAAAATACTCTAAAGAGGTATTTTTTCGAGAATATTGAAATCTTAGAAAGCTTCCAATGTAGAAGAGGATTTGGATTGTCCGAAGATTACTAAGATCGAGAACGGTAGAGAATGTGCACCTGAAaagattctaaaaaaaatatatatatatcgtttaCATAATGCATAATTCTTTGAAATTGTCTCACAAGTGGTGACTTTTAAATCGTCTTGTACAATATTTTGACTCAATTTTGATAATATGTATTTTTACTTCACATAAAGATATTGTAGGAGGCGGAATGTTTTGTGAGATTTATCTAGGCTTTCACCAACTTGTCATGCATAATAAATTTGTGATTATTTCTCAACCTTAATAACTTGCAATATTATCTTCTACGTACTTAAAAGattctaaattaattttatggGAAGGATCGTGTATTGTGTTTGTGGCAGTGGAGCTATTGTTATTGTGTCTAGTTTAGTTGAATTAACCAAAGCTTTCTATCTAATTTTTAGCTTCATTATTTCTCCAATTATAAATTGCCACATCAAATTGTAAAATTGATCCATTAAATTTAAGAACAATGATTAAAATCTTTAGATctccacataaaaatattttgaaaaatctaaaaaatttaatccatgaaatttacattaaaaaaaaaaaaaaatgtaagcaTCAATTTAgtaagggaaaaatacactaTACCCCCCGAAGTTTGACcacatttttaatttaaaccttaatgtttaaaaatttgcaatgtaccctcaaaaagttacaaaattttaCAATTCGACCACTCCGTTACTCAATTCTGTCTTTTCTCCTAGTCTTCCCATATTTTCCCAATTATAACCTGATAATAATATTCCACCAAATCTCCCcaccccctctttttttttttttcttttttttttgtaaagaaaattgttaaattCCATTTTAGTATACATAgtttaaatactttatttttgtttatctcaatttcaattcatattatTTATAGTACCATGCTTATAACTAAAAATAGAGATCGTACTTTCGTCAATAAAATTAACGAAAGTCCACGTCAAATCAATAAGAAACTAGCATGTGGCCATTTAgctcattaaaaataaaataaaacataaaaaatagaaaactaattttttttttttttttaaaaaaaaaaacattcaaatcCTATTTATCAAGGAAAAAGTCCTCCTAACTATTGCAAACTTCTTCAAGTTCTCTGGTAGCGGCATTCCCTAAAGACTATCAAGCTTGAAAATTTGAAAGGATCTATAGAGGAAGATAATCTAAGAAAGAATTTTGTTGATAACACATAAATATTGGAGAGCTTCCAATACTTAGGAGGATCTGCATCGCCTAAAGATTGCTAAGATGAAGAACTCTAGAGAATGGTCTTGCAAATGCAATGCCTTAAttcataaacataaattaaattggaTTCTTAGGCCTCTTTTTGCTGATAAAGTCTAATGTACAATATCTATATGAACctctttcaaaatatatatatatatatgaaccagAGAATAGTAGCTGGAATATATCATTTCATCCTTGCAATTCCTAAGCGAATATAGTTGCTATTGCAGACTGATGTCTATATTATTTTCGTGGTTTAGGAATGTTCCTCAAGGTCAGCAAAAAGACACAAATgattataaatttttgttaatataagacaaaaatacctctataaatttgaaaaaaaaaacaaaaatttataattttttttctttcaaaaaacgggaaaaaaaaataaaatttcactcactttttttttttttgaatttttagttttagtttttttttttttttaattactttaaattttattaatgatatttttgtcattagggggacattgacaattttggtagtttagggaggatattgtcgcaattaaaagtttatggtgaacattgtcaatttgatagtagtttgaggaatATATAGACTTCTCCTGCATTGTTTTAGAGAATTGAAATTTGAACCTCATTCCTTGGCAAAATAAAAGCACGCGACGGTACTAGAATTTTGGGTAGGaaggaaaactaaaaagaaGACTTCTTGAGAGgatacaaaattaattttttgaagatctatctcataaaaataaataaacataatttaaaaaaaaaaaaaaaaaaaaaaaaattcttgaggACTACTGTCCCCAAACTTATATACAGTTCGGCCCATAACCCGAAGGATATCCTAGGTCTATGACCTAATTTTATCACACATTATTGTATGAGggattcaaatgaaatgaaaaggaaTCCATTAATATTTTCAAGAGGGGcataattgtcattttattttttttaatcaattttgcCCCTCTCGAAAACAATAACggaaaatgaaatagagaagatAATTCTCTATTGATATGAGagattcaaatgaaatggagaa from Corylus avellana chromosome ca6, CavTom2PMs-1.0 includes the following:
- the LOC132185704 gene encoding F-box/LRR-repeat protein At3g58930-like, giving the protein MEHKIDRLSVLPEHVMEHILSFMPLKRTLQLSILSKIWQKVWTLFPIPEFNSNFCRSYFYGGWYSISDNEKKQHIMIRIEQREKFNYFVERTLVSRCRQKLRLNKFNLKILVRLEPDYVLANRWIGYAIECNVKELNLDLKSYFYDSEEEPDDYQVPESVLTAKSIVKLKLSGGSLKSCYSDINLSSLRKLDLKRVDMNDQIFQTLISGCPALEEITIGQCYGLKNIHVPSLPRLMVVTLLYSRNLESFQIDAPNLKKLLLPSNIVIDK